One Candidatus Methylomirabilis tolerans DNA window includes the following coding sequences:
- a CDS encoding DUF2141 domain-containing protein, with protein MNRVPAVLSSLLLVYLFLLPWNVHAQIEATEGACTRTSAAIDVRVQGVRSDRGNIMFVLYGDNPDDFLVKGKRIFKQPFAAKRGTVAFCVIVPKAGAYAASVYHDENGNKKFDRSWIGIPAEGAGFSNNPALLLGPPRHAQAAFQVSTGPKRVEIQLNYSFASEQRGPDLQ; from the coding sequence ATGAATCGCGTACCGGCTGTCTTATCCAGCCTTTTACTCGTCTACCTGTTCTTGCTGCCGTGGAACGTGCACGCCCAGATTGAGGCAACCGAGGGGGCATGCACCCGCACGTCCGCCGCCATCGATGTTCGAGTACAGGGGGTAAGGAGCGATCGCGGCAACATTATGTTCGTCCTGTACGGCGACAATCCCGACGATTTTCTGGTAAAAGGGAAGAGGATCTTTAAGCAACCGTTTGCCGCGAAGCGCGGAACCGTGGCGTTCTGCGTGATCGTCCCAAAGGCAGGCGCCTATGCCGCCAGTGTCTATCACGATGAAAACGGGAACAAGAAATTTGACAGAAGTTGGATCGGGATACCAGCCGAAGGTGCCGGTTTTTCGAACAATCCCGCGCTGTTGTTAGGCCCACCCCGCCATGCGCAAGCGGCATTTCAGGTCTCGACCGGCCCCAAGCGCGTGGAGATCCAGCTCAACTATTCATTTGCCTCCGAACAACGAGGTCCTGATCTACAGTAA